A part of Octopus sinensis linkage group LG7, ASM634580v1, whole genome shotgun sequence genomic DNA contains:
- the LOC115213932 gene encoding beta-1,3-galactosyltransferase 1-like, translating into MKYLQVSHLGTFVCSPGIILRRAMALCSVSGIFGSILLLSLSFSFPDELSEHPLHSFDNNVRRKSTGNSHFGGLHSVRKFTRVAMSSNDYDARANHFQQQHSNETNSTVFQRSRLKSGVFQQSINLLEKDEVNVTTEVGIVPKHFQQYNSAFLVVIVCSHPERLEYRQAIRETWGSSRGQEFHVLFLTGKHEDPYWNALMDKENALHGDILQVDVIDSYRNLSLKVIGGLCWITDSFQSIDYVMKTDDDVYINVWYLLKLLREKVISQRQILGALSIMSPVKRDLRDPWGVRFSEFAPKTYPPYVSGGAYVMSQKAGKKLCVEKWKRQSPFIHLEDVYVTGILAQATGISHVAHPGFSFWTSKKAKAADIANNKRVSSVNMTPDQIYKLHRQSNALLVSTTSSVNSKKVER; encoded by the coding sequence atgaagTACCTTCAAGTGTCACACCTGGGAACATTTGTTTGTTCTCCAGGAATAATTTTACGCAGAGCCATGGCGCTGTGTTCAGTATCGGGTATTTTTGGTTCAATTCTATTACTTTCACTGAGCTTTAGTTTCCCAGATGAACTCTCTGAACATCCGCTTCATTCTTTTGACAATAACGTACGCAGAAAATCTACAGGGAATTCACATTTTGGTGGCTTGCATTCAGTAAGGAAATTTACACGTGTTGCTATGTCAAGCAACGATTACGATGCACGCGCCAATCATTTCCAGCAACAGCATTCAAATGAAACTAATTCCACAGTATTTCAACGTTCACGCCTAAAGAGTGGTGTGTTTCAGCAAAGTATAAATTTGCTAGAAAAAGATGAAGTTAACGTCACAACTGAAGTGGGTATAGTGCCTAAACACTTTCAACAGTATAATAGTGCATTTCTAGTTGTAATTGTATGTAGTCATCCAGAAAGACTGGAGTACCGCCAAGCAATACGGGAAACATGGGGTTCATCTAGGGGTCAAGAATTTCATGTATTATTTCTAACTGGTAAACACGAAGATCCTTACTGGAATGCATTGATGGATAAAGAAAATGCTCTCCACGGTGACATCTTACAAGTGGATGTCATTGATAGTTACAGAAATTTATCTTTGAAGGTCATTGGTGGCCTATGTTGGATAACAGACAGTTTCCAAAGTATCGATTACGTCATGAAAACAGACGATGACGTATACATAAATGTTTGGTATTTATTAAAACTTTTGAGAGAAAAAGTAATAAGTCAACGGCAAATACTTGGGGCTTTGTCGATAATGTCCCCTGTAAAAAGAGACCTGAGGGATCCGTGGGGTGTGCGATTCAGTGAGTTTGCCCCAAAGACGTACCCTCCCTATGTATCTGGAGGAGCTTACGTCATGTCACAGAAGGCAGGTAAGAAATTATGtgtggaaaaatggaaaagacaatCGCCTTTTATTCATTTAGAAGACGTTTATGTAACAGGAATTTTAGCACAGGCAACTGGCATAAGCCATGTGGCACATCCAGGCTTTTCTTTTTGGACAAGTAAAAAGGCTAAGGCTGCCGATATTGCCAACAACAAAAGAGTGTCAAGTGTTAATATGACACCCGATCAAATTTACAAACTTCACAGACAATCGAACGCTTTACTTGTAAGTACCACATCATCGGTAAATTCTAAGAAAGTCGAACGCTGA